The Cellulomonas sp. S1-8 genome has a window encoding:
- a CDS encoding TadA family conjugal transfer-associated ATPase, whose product MSRAVVPAGTSAGVSAGTSAGRPRSAAPARRAVPSGVVSQVREAMHRRPAGAGGLTALVDAALRDHGTLLGPVPLAETVRAVADELLGAGDLQQWLDDPAVTDVLVNGPQDVWVERAGALTRIDVDLGTPADVRALAVRLAAAAGRRLDDAAPTVDARLPDGTRLHAVLPPLAESCTVLSLRVVRPRAFTLADLVAAGAVAPALVPVLRGLVASRANLLVSGATGAGKTTLLAALLSLVPHDERIVLVEESGELMADHPHVVRLTSRPPNVDGAGGVDLADLVRQALRMRPDRIVLGECRGAEVREVLAALNTGHEGGCATLHANTAADVPARLEALAALAGLDRAALAAQAASAVDAVLHVRRVRHGHDAGRRYLAEVAVVDRADDGGLRVTSAVEVGEDGRSRTGAGWAWLAARAGAGA is encoded by the coding sequence ATGAGCCGCGCGGTGGTGCCGGCAGGCACGTCGGCCGGTGTGTCGGCCGGCACCTCGGCCGGCAGGCCCCGCAGCGCGGCGCCCGCGCGGCGCGCCGTCCCGTCCGGGGTCGTCTCCCAGGTGCGGGAGGCGATGCACCGCCGGCCGGCCGGGGCGGGCGGGCTGACCGCGCTCGTCGACGCCGCGCTGCGCGACCACGGCACCCTGCTGGGACCCGTGCCGCTGGCCGAGACGGTGCGGGCCGTCGCCGACGAGCTGCTCGGCGCGGGTGACCTGCAGCAGTGGCTCGACGACCCGGCGGTCACGGACGTGCTGGTCAACGGGCCGCAGGACGTCTGGGTCGAGCGGGCCGGGGCGCTGACGCGCATCGACGTGGACCTCGGCACGCCCGCCGACGTCCGGGCGCTGGCCGTGCGCCTGGCCGCCGCGGCTGGCCGACGCCTCGACGACGCCGCGCCGACGGTCGACGCACGGCTGCCCGACGGGACCCGGCTGCACGCCGTCCTGCCGCCGCTCGCGGAGTCCTGCACGGTGCTCAGCCTCCGGGTCGTGCGACCCCGTGCGTTCACGCTCGCGGACCTCGTGGCCGCCGGAGCCGTCGCGCCGGCACTCGTCCCCGTGCTGCGCGGGCTCGTCGCGTCCCGCGCCAACCTGCTCGTGTCCGGTGCGACCGGCGCCGGCAAGACGACCCTCCTGGCGGCCCTGCTCTCGCTGGTCCCGCACGACGAGCGCATCGTGCTCGTCGAGGAGTCGGGCGAGCTGATGGCGGACCACCCGCACGTCGTCCGCCTGACGAGCCGACCACCGAACGTGGACGGCGCCGGCGGGGTCGACCTCGCCGACCTCGTCCGGCAGGCGCTGCGCATGCGTCCGGACCGGATCGTGCTGGGGGAGTGCCGCGGCGCGGAGGTCCGCGAGGTGCTCGCCGCGCTCAACACGGGCCACGAGGGCGGGTGCGCGACGCTGCACGCCAACACCGCGGCCGACGTGCCCGCGCGGCTCGAGGCGCTCGCCGCGCTCGCGGGCCTCGACCGTGCGGCCCTCGCCGCGCAGGCGGCCAGCGCCGTGGACGCCGTGCTGCACGTCCGCCGCGTCCGGCACGGCCACGACGCCGGTCGTCGCTACCTCGCCGAGGTCGCCGTCGTCGACCGCGCCGACGACGGTGGGCTGCGGGTCACCAGCGCCGTCGAGGTCGGCGAGGACGGTCGGTCGAGGACCGGAGCGGGGTGGGCGTGGCTCGCGGCGCGCGCCGGGGCGGGGGCGTGA
- a CDS encoding acetamidase/formamidase family protein, protein MPVPPLLLDPGTGPVRAATYLPSTPGNVLWGRLPCAADAPVLTVDPGTQVTVDTLSHEGLLEDQGRDPRAFFGAHGLTDVLADAVALAASDHPRDPDVDGPHVVTGPIAVRGARPGDVLAITVVETLPRVPYGVVSNRHGRGALPGEMPEGDVDVVSIVARLDASGTRAVMPRAAGSGRTVSFPLAPFPGILGVAVAGDERPHSVPPGAHGGNLDINLLQAGATLYLPVQVDGALAYVGDPHFAQGDGEVALTALEASLRVTLRFDVIPRLDAIAELGTLTGPLVRTAEHLVPTGLDVDLDEALRRCVRAALDLLQARFGMDRAHALAYLSAATDFDVSQVVDRVTGVHARIRLADFEEPDAPQAPDGPDGGPRA, encoded by the coding sequence ATGCCCGTCCCGCCCCTGCTGCTCGACCCCGGCACCGGCCCCGTCCGCGCCGCCACGTACCTGCCGTCGACGCCCGGGAACGTCCTCTGGGGCCGGCTGCCCTGCGCCGCCGACGCCCCGGTGCTGACCGTCGACCCCGGCACGCAGGTCACGGTCGACACGCTCAGCCACGAGGGTCTGCTCGAGGACCAGGGGCGTGACCCCCGCGCGTTCTTCGGCGCGCACGGCCTGACCGACGTCCTCGCCGACGCGGTCGCCCTCGCCGCGTCGGACCACCCCCGCGACCCGGACGTCGACGGCCCCCACGTCGTCACCGGACCCATCGCGGTGCGCGGCGCACGCCCGGGTGACGTCCTCGCGATCACCGTCGTCGAGACGCTGCCGCGCGTCCCGTACGGCGTCGTCTCCAACCGACACGGGCGCGGCGCGCTGCCCGGGGAGATGCCCGAGGGTGACGTCGACGTCGTCAGCATCGTCGCCCGCCTGGACGCGAGCGGCACGCGCGCGGTCATGCCCCGCGCGGCCGGCAGCGGGCGCACGGTCTCGTTCCCCCTCGCACCGTTCCCCGGCATCCTGGGGGTCGCGGTCGCGGGCGACGAGCGCCCCCACTCGGTGCCGCCGGGCGCGCACGGCGGCAACCTCGACATCAACCTGCTGCAGGCGGGCGCGACGCTGTACCTGCCCGTGCAGGTCGACGGCGCGCTCGCCTACGTGGGTGACCCGCACTTCGCGCAGGGCGACGGCGAGGTCGCACTGACCGCCCTCGAGGCGTCCCTGCGCGTCACGCTGCGCTTCGACGTGATCCCGCGCCTCGACGCGATCGCGGAGCTCGGGACGCTGACCGGGCCGCTGGTGCGCACCGCCGAGCACCTCGTCCCGACGGGCCTGGACGTCGACCTCGACGAGGCGCTGCGGCGCTGCGTGCGCGCGGCGCTGGACCTGCTGCAGGCGCGGTTCGGCATGGACCGCGCGCACGCGCTCGCCTACCTGTCCGCGGCCACGGACTTCGACGTGTCGCAGGTGGTCGACCGGGTGACGGGCGTGCACGCGCGCATCCGGCTGGCGGACTTCGAGGAACCGGACGCGCCGCAGGCTCCCGACGGCCCGGACGGCGGACCGCGCGCATGA
- the uraH gene encoding hydroxyisourate hydrolase, producing the protein MTTCSTHVLDAAAGRPAVGVDVSLLGPDGTVLETGRTDDDGRLRWTTALHTGTYALRFATGAWFAAAGVPTVHAAVHLEVLVDGDQEHYHLALLLSPFAYTAYRGS; encoded by the coding sequence ATGACGACCTGCTCGACGCACGTCCTCGACGCCGCCGCGGGGCGCCCGGCGGTCGGGGTCGACGTGTCCCTGCTCGGCCCGGACGGCACGGTCCTGGAGACGGGCCGCACCGACGACGACGGCCGCCTGCGCTGGACGACGGCCCTGCACACCGGGACCTACGCGCTGCGGTTCGCGACGGGCGCGTGGTTCGCCGCCGCCGGCGTCCCGACCGTGCACGCGGCGGTCCACCTGGAGGTCCTCGTCGACGGCGACCAGGAGCACTACCACCTGGCGCTGCTGCTGAGCCCGTTCGCCTACACCGCGTACCGAGGGAGCTGA
- a CDS encoding type II secretion system F family protein produces MSPGTVGVVVGVCVLLAGLPWATWRDPARSRSSGRGRAGEPDAEAARGRRRWRRGTRPVGLDPAFVLDLCAAALRGGTPVPAALAVTGRHLGGDEGEALLRAGTALGLGAPWDAAWAGAPPSIAVLAHALRVGWDAGASPGPQLRAAAARLRRERRARARAAAGALGVRLTLPLGLCFLPAFVLLGLVPVVLGLAGDLLGAGP; encoded by the coding sequence GTGAGCCCGGGGACCGTGGGCGTCGTCGTCGGCGTCTGCGTGCTGCTCGCCGGGCTGCCGTGGGCGACCTGGCGCGACCCCGCACGCTCACGGTCGTCCGGGCGCGGACGCGCCGGGGAGCCGGATGCCGAGGCGGCCCGCGGGCGGCGCCGGTGGCGCCGCGGCACCCGGCCCGTCGGGCTCGACCCGGCGTTCGTCCTCGACCTGTGCGCCGCGGCGCTGCGCGGTGGTACGCCGGTGCCCGCCGCGCTCGCGGTGACCGGGCGGCACCTCGGCGGGGACGAGGGCGAGGCGCTCCTGCGGGCCGGGACCGCCCTGGGGCTCGGCGCACCCTGGGACGCCGCGTGGGCCGGCGCGCCACCGTCGATCGCGGTGCTCGCGCACGCGTTGCGCGTCGGGTGGGACGCGGGGGCGTCACCTGGCCCCCAGCTGCGCGCCGCGGCGGCCCGGTTGCGGCGCGAGCGCCGGGCGCGCGCCCGCGCAGCCGCGGGCGCACTCGGGGTGCGGCTGACGCTGCCGCTCGGGCTGTGCTTCCTGCCGGCCTTCGTGCTGCTCGGGCTCGTGCCCGTGGTGCTGGGGCTCGCGGGCGACCTCCTGGGGGCGGGGCCGTGA
- a CDS encoding AtzH-like domain-containing protein, translated as MRTDPPPGLIAAFLAYERALGTDDVDALDRLFAADPATLRGDATGLLVGHDEIAAFRGARGGAPARRLVEVHVRTVDDDHALVVAVTEPVGGGRGQQTQLWERGAAGWVVVAAHVHAPAPAFDASVWRVLGAPLVPGSGAGPLAGRTVAVKDLFAVAGQRVGAGNPTWLADAPVETAHAAAVDRLLAAGADVRGVARTDELAYSLAGTNAHTGAPPNPRAPGRVPGGSSSGSGAAVALGQADIGLGTDTGGSIRVPASYQGLYGVRTTHGAVPTTGLVPLAPSFDTVGWLTRDATLLAAVGDVLLPPDVDDGPWSPRLVVSPALLAHAQDDVATRVTAFAATAGATATAAWDDVDVAAWAEVFRVRQAWEAWRAHGAWVSAHPGALGADVAGRFAVASRVDDAAGAAAGVAREALRAQILDLVGDDVLVLPATPSVAPRPDPADLDAVRTANLRLTCIAGLGGLPAVVLPVHGGGTGSLSHAPGGGEGRTGSLSHAPGGGEGEGGGLVGDPEPGRRAALPVGVCLIAAPGRDRALLSLARTLTVRRA; from the coding sequence ATGAGGACCGACCCGCCCCCCGGCCTGATCGCCGCGTTCCTCGCGTACGAGCGCGCGCTCGGCACGGACGACGTCGACGCCCTCGACCGCCTGTTCGCCGCCGACCCGGCGACGCTGCGCGGCGACGCGACCGGCCTGCTGGTCGGCCACGACGAGATCGCGGCGTTCCGCGGTGCGCGCGGCGGGGCGCCGGCGCGGCGCCTCGTCGAGGTGCACGTGCGCACGGTCGACGACGACCACGCGCTGGTCGTCGCCGTGACCGAGCCGGTGGGCGGCGGCCGCGGCCAGCAGACGCAGCTCTGGGAGCGCGGTGCCGCCGGCTGGGTCGTCGTCGCCGCCCACGTCCACGCCCCCGCGCCCGCGTTCGACGCGAGCGTGTGGCGCGTCCTGGGTGCCCCGCTGGTCCCCGGGTCCGGCGCCGGGCCCCTGGCGGGCCGCACGGTCGCGGTCAAGGACCTGTTCGCCGTCGCCGGGCAGCGCGTCGGCGCCGGCAACCCGACGTGGCTCGCGGACGCACCCGTCGAGACGGCCCACGCCGCCGCCGTCGACCGTCTGCTCGCCGCGGGCGCCGACGTCCGCGGCGTCGCGCGCACCGACGAGCTCGCGTACTCCCTCGCGGGGACGAACGCGCACACCGGCGCACCCCCCAACCCCCGGGCGCCCGGGCGGGTGCCCGGGGGCTCGTCGTCGGGCTCGGGAGCGGCCGTCGCGCTGGGGCAGGCCGACATCGGCCTGGGCACCGACACCGGAGGGTCGATCCGCGTCCCCGCGTCCTACCAGGGGCTGTACGGGGTGCGCACGACGCACGGCGCGGTCCCGACGACGGGCCTGGTCCCGCTCGCGCCGTCGTTCGACACCGTCGGGTGGCTGACGCGCGACGCCACCCTGCTCGCGGCGGTGGGCGACGTGCTGCTGCCGCCCGACGTCGACGACGGGCCCTGGTCGCCGCGCCTCGTCGTGAGCCCCGCGCTGCTCGCGCACGCGCAGGACGACGTCGCGACACGCGTCACGGCGTTCGCGGCGACGGCCGGCGCGACGGCGACGGCCGCGTGGGACGACGTGGACGTCGCGGCGTGGGCCGAGGTCTTCCGGGTCCGGCAGGCGTGGGAGGCGTGGCGCGCGCACGGCGCGTGGGTGAGCGCGCACCCCGGCGCGCTGGGCGCTGACGTCGCCGGCCGGTTCGCCGTCGCGTCGCGCGTCGACGACGCCGCGGGTGCGGCCGCCGGAGTGGCGCGCGAGGCGCTGCGCGCACAGATCCTCGACCTCGTCGGCGACGACGTCCTCGTGCTGCCCGCCACGCCGTCCGTCGCCCCGCGGCCCGACCCCGCCGACCTCGACGCCGTCCGCACCGCCAACCTGCGCCTGACCTGCATCGCCGGCCTGGGCGGCCTGCCTGCGGTGGTCCTGCCGGTGCACGGCGGGGGGACTGGATCGCTCTCTCACGCCCCAGGGGGTGGGGAGGGCAGGACTGGATCGCTCTCTCACGCCCCAGGGGGTGGGGAGGGGGAGGGCGGGGGTCTGGTCGGCGATCCGGAACCCGGGCGGCGCGCGGCGCTGCCGGTCGGGGTGTGCCTGATCGCTGCGCCGGGTCGCGACCGAGCGCTCCTCTCCCTGGCCCGCACCCTGACCGTCCGCCGCGCCTGA
- the uraD gene encoding 2-oxo-4-hydroxy-4-carboxy-5-ureidoimidazoline decarboxylase, which produces MLLEDFNALPREDAWALVRTCADVPSWAAAVAGGRPYASVAALRAHADQQALTWDDADVDRALADHPRIGERHATPGATAAMSVREQAGVDATDADVAARLADGNARYEQRFGRVYLVRAAGRSSAEILALLEQRLTHDDATEAAVTAQQLREIAALRLAGLVTEPVVQPVVQPVAQSGSEHATAPVA; this is translated from the coding sequence ATGCTGCTGGAGGACTTCAACGCACTGCCGCGCGAGGACGCGTGGGCGCTCGTGCGCACGTGCGCCGACGTGCCGTCGTGGGCCGCGGCGGTCGCGGGCGGGCGCCCCTACGCGTCGGTCGCCGCGCTGCGTGCCCACGCGGACCAGCAGGCGCTGACCTGGGACGACGCGGACGTCGACCGGGCGCTGGCCGACCACCCCCGCATCGGTGAGCGGCACGCGACACCCGGCGCGACGGCGGCGATGTCGGTGCGCGAGCAGGCGGGCGTGGACGCGACCGATGCCGACGTCGCCGCCCGCCTGGCCGACGGCAACGCCCGCTACGAGCAGCGGTTCGGGCGCGTGTACCTCGTGCGGGCCGCGGGGCGCAGCAGCGCCGAGATCCTCGCGCTGCTCGAGCAGCGCCTCACGCACGACGACGCGACCGAGGCGGCCGTCACCGCCCAGCAGCTCCGCGAGATCGCGGCGCTCCGGCTCGCGGGCCTCGTCACGGAGCCCGTCGTCCAGCCCGTCGTCCAGCCCGTCGCCCAGTCCGGCTCCGAGCACGCCACGGCGCCCGTCGCATGA
- the pucL gene encoding factor-independent urate hydroxylase, whose product MAVGDVVLGANQYGKAEVRLVRVTRDTPVHEIEDLTVTTQLRGDFTACHTTGDNAHVVATDTQKNTVYAYAKKYGIGSPERFLLRLARHFVDGFAQVTGGRFAADVHAWDRIAVDGEPHDHAFVRTGRETRRTVVLVDGDDAQVVSGFTGATVLKTTGSEFWGFPRDAYTTLAETSDRVLATSVTAWWRWRDPDVDFETRYPVVRDLLLSTFAQVHSLALQHTIFEMGRAVLEACDDVAEVRLSCPNKHHFLVDLAPFGLENPNEVFYAADRPYGLIEAAVGREGDPPVPHVWASVPGFV is encoded by the coding sequence ATGGCCGTCGGAGACGTCGTCCTGGGAGCCAACCAGTACGGGAAGGCCGAGGTGCGCCTGGTGCGGGTCACGCGCGACACCCCCGTGCACGAGATCGAGGACCTCACGGTGACCACGCAGCTGCGCGGGGACTTCACGGCGTGCCACACGACGGGTGACAACGCGCACGTCGTGGCGACGGACACGCAGAAGAACACCGTGTACGCCTACGCCAAGAAGTACGGCATCGGGTCGCCGGAGCGGTTCCTGCTGCGCCTCGCCCGGCACTTCGTCGACGGGTTCGCGCAGGTCACGGGCGGGCGGTTCGCGGCCGACGTGCACGCGTGGGACCGCATCGCGGTGGACGGCGAGCCGCACGACCACGCGTTCGTCCGCACGGGCCGCGAGACGCGCCGCACGGTCGTGCTCGTCGACGGCGACGACGCGCAGGTGGTGTCGGGGTTCACAGGTGCGACGGTGCTGAAGACGACGGGATCGGAGTTCTGGGGGTTCCCGCGCGACGCGTACACGACGCTCGCGGAGACGTCGGACCGCGTGCTGGCCACGTCGGTGACGGCGTGGTGGCGGTGGCGGGACCCGGACGTGGACTTCGAGACGCGCTACCCGGTCGTGCGCGACCTGCTGCTGTCGACGTTCGCGCAGGTGCACTCCCTGGCGCTGCAGCACACCATCTTCGAGATGGGCAGGGCCGTGCTGGAGGCGTGCGACGACGTCGCCGAGGTGCGGCTGTCGTGCCCCAACAAGCACCACTTCCTCGTGGACCTCGCGCCGTTCGGCCTGGAGAACCCGAACGAGGTCTTCTACGCCGCGGACCGCCCCTACGGCCTCATCGAGGCGGCGGTGGGACGCGAGGGCGACCCGCCGGTGCCGCACGTGTGGGCGTCCGTGCCCGGGTTCGTCTGA
- a CDS encoding type II secretion system F family protein: MSVVVGVLVALGVVALAGPAPRRAGGRARSGGHTALGGGPAGTGVPARPAAREGRVRLRRRREAEGLQTDLASLLHAVAAQLRAGVPPSTAWVEVLGSAVHGQVPDVDALAGVVGARGSQRTRVRAAVVGVRVATETGAPLADVLEDLADAVAADAEQAGELDAALAGPRATARVLTLLPVLGLLVGTAMGAQPWQVLTDGGLGTGLAVAGLGLVAAGRLWVGVLLRRAGAP; the protein is encoded by the coding sequence GTGAGCGTCGTCGTCGGTGTGCTCGTGGCGCTCGGGGTGGTCGCGCTCGCCGGTCCCGCGCCGCGGCGGGCGGGCGGCCGTGCGAGGAGCGGGGGTCACACCGCGCTCGGTGGGGGACCTGCCGGGACCGGGGTTCCCGCGCGGCCCGCCGCGCGGGAAGGACGGGTGCGCCTGCGTCGGCGACGCGAGGCGGAGGGGCTGCAGACCGACCTCGCGAGCCTGCTGCACGCCGTCGCGGCCCAGCTGCGGGCCGGTGTGCCGCCGAGCACGGCGTGGGTGGAGGTCCTGGGGTCCGCCGTCCACGGTCAGGTGCCGGACGTCGACGCCCTGGCCGGGGTCGTGGGCGCGCGCGGTTCTCAGCGCACCCGGGTGCGGGCCGCCGTCGTCGGCGTCCGCGTCGCCACCGAGACGGGCGCACCCCTGGCGGACGTGCTCGAGGACCTGGCCGACGCCGTCGCGGCCGACGCCGAACAGGCAGGCGAGCTCGACGCCGCGCTCGCGGGGCCGCGGGCCACCGCCCGCGTGCTCACGCTGCTGCCCGTGCTCGGCCTGCTGGTCGGCACCGCGATGGGCGCGCAGCCCTGGCAGGTGCTCACGGACGGCGGGCTCGGGACCGGCCTCGCCGTCGCCGGGCTCGGGCTGGTCGCGGCCGGCCGGCTGTGGGTCGGTGTCCTCCTGCGCCGGGCCGGTGCGCCGTGA
- a CDS encoding pilus assembly protein FlpE, producing the protein MQRQRRAVVVGVVGACGGVGASTLAALVARRLSRTTSTALVDLDRGAGGLDVVVGIEEVDGARWPDLRGAGGDVRGADVVALLPRWGACAVLSADRTRPAAVDAGVRLDVLHALVCEVGALVLDLDRGTVVDGDAPLAACDVVVVVARPDLRSVAGVLALRPRLDAAATRCGLVVQGGGPAALGAADVATASGLDVWHVARRDRALAARAERVGPGGRGPAARTADAVVRRLGVPA; encoded by the coding sequence GTGCAGCGGCAACGCAGGGCGGTGGTGGTCGGGGTCGTCGGGGCCTGCGGCGGGGTCGGCGCCTCGACCCTCGCGGCCCTGGTCGCGCGACGGCTGTCGCGGACGACGTCGACCGCACTGGTCGACCTCGACCGCGGCGCGGGCGGCCTCGACGTCGTCGTCGGCATCGAGGAGGTCGACGGCGCGAGGTGGCCCGACCTGCGCGGCGCCGGCGGTGACGTGCGCGGCGCCGACGTCGTCGCGCTGCTGCCGCGCTGGGGTGCGTGCGCCGTGCTGTCCGCCGACCGCACACGCCCGGCCGCGGTCGACGCCGGTGTGCGGCTCGACGTGCTGCACGCGCTCGTCTGCGAGGTCGGGGCGCTGGTGCTCGACCTCGACCGCGGGACGGTCGTCGACGGTGACGCACCCCTGGCGGCGTGCGATGTCGTGGTCGTCGTCGCGCGCCCCGACCTGCGCAGCGTCGCCGGCGTGCTCGCGCTGCGGCCCCGCCTCGACGCCGCCGCGACGAGGTGCGGGCTGGTGGTCCAGGGCGGCGGGCCGGCCGCCCTGGGCGCGGCGGACGTCGCGACCGCGAGCGGGCTGGACGTGTGGCACGTCGCCCGCCGCGACCGGGCGTTGGCGGCCCGCGCCGAGCGCGTCGGGCCGGGGGGCAGAGGGCCCGCGGCGAGGACTGCGGACGCCGTCGTGCGCCGTCTGGGCGTGCCCGCATGA
- a CDS encoding glycosyltransferase family 39 protein yields MGSRPPVAEGTPVGVASARTSSLTPTAREVRPDPSVVRDALVLGCAVALLCVAGAWIPSLWLDEVATVSAVGRSWPEMVALLGHVDAVHGTYYTGMHLWADVFGTSPLSLRTPSAVATGVAAAGVVVLGNELGSRTTGILAGCAFAVLPATTWMGVEARGHAFVTATTTWAVVVLVRALRGRAPWWGYAVLLGLSGLLFVQSLVLLAAHGVTLLWARTDRRLLRSWLVAAAGALAIASPAVLAGARQRYQIGWIDRPGVDSAHGVLTRQWFDGSWWFLGAVAVLVVVALVSRRAPGPWPPRAALVHVALPWAVVPTLVVLGVSLVATPLWDPRYLRYCAPAVALLIGVGVEALRRRWAQVVALVVLSAIAAPVYAAQRAEFAKDDADLSAVARHVAERSDAGDVVVFVPEDDARSPRRALEGYPQDFTGVVDVGTGPDRTATDSLWERGRPVDALADELASARRVWVLSTGDARSRDALRWLEENGFEGDAVWSGPTTQLHLFTASGD; encoded by the coding sequence GTGGGCAGCAGACCACCCGTGGCGGAGGGGACGCCCGTCGGCGTCGCGTCCGCGAGGACGTCGAGCCTGACGCCGACCGCCCGCGAGGTCCGTCCGGACCCGTCCGTCGTCCGCGACGCGCTGGTCCTCGGGTGCGCCGTCGCGCTCCTGTGCGTGGCCGGTGCCTGGATCCCGTCGCTGTGGCTCGACGAGGTCGCGACGGTCAGCGCCGTCGGTCGTTCCTGGCCCGAGATGGTCGCCCTGCTGGGCCACGTCGACGCCGTCCACGGCACCTACTACACGGGGATGCACCTGTGGGCCGACGTGTTCGGCACGTCGCCGCTGAGCCTGCGCACGCCCAGCGCGGTCGCGACGGGCGTCGCGGCCGCGGGCGTGGTCGTGCTCGGCAACGAGCTCGGCAGCCGGACGACCGGGATCCTGGCCGGCTGCGCGTTCGCCGTGCTGCCCGCCACGACCTGGATGGGGGTCGAGGCGCGGGGTCACGCGTTCGTCACCGCGACCACCACGTGGGCCGTCGTCGTCCTGGTCCGGGCACTGCGGGGCCGGGCGCCGTGGTGGGGCTACGCGGTCCTCCTCGGGCTGTCCGGCCTGCTGTTCGTGCAGTCCCTCGTCCTGCTCGCCGCGCACGGCGTGACCCTCCTGTGGGCGCGGACGGACCGGCGGCTGCTGCGCTCGTGGCTCGTCGCCGCCGCGGGGGCCCTCGCGATCGCGTCCCCGGCGGTGCTCGCCGGAGCCCGTCAGCGGTACCAGATCGGGTGGATCGACCGACCGGGCGTGGACTCCGCGCACGGGGTCCTGACCCGGCAGTGGTTCGACGGGTCCTGGTGGTTCCTCGGTGCGGTCGCGGTCCTCGTGGTCGTGGCGCTCGTGTCGCGCCGCGCACCCGGTCCGTGGCCTCCGCGCGCCGCGCTGGTCCACGTGGCGCTGCCGTGGGCCGTGGTCCCGACGCTCGTCGTGCTCGGCGTCTCCCTCGTCGCGACACCCCTGTGGGACCCGCGCTACCTGCGCTACTGCGCGCCGGCCGTCGCCCTGCTCATCGGTGTGGGCGTCGAGGCGCTGCGCCGCCGGTGGGCGCAGGTCGTCGCGCTCGTCGTGCTCTCGGCGATCGCCGCGCCCGTGTACGCCGCGCAGCGCGCCGAGTTCGCCAAGGACGACGCGGACCTGTCGGCCGTCGCGCGGCACGTCGCCGAACGCAGCGACGCCGGCGACGTCGTCGTGTTCGTCCCCGAGGACGACGCCCGGTCGCCGCGCCGGGCGCTCGAGGGGTACCCCCAGGACTTCACGGGCGTCGTCGACGTGGGCACCGGGCCGGACCGCACGGCCACCGACAGCCTCTGGGAGCGCGGGCGCCCCGTGGACGCGCTCGCGGACGAGCTCGCGTCCGCGCGACGGGTGTGGGTGCTGTCCACCGGCGACGCCCGGTCGCGGGACGCGCTGCGGTGGCTGGAGGAGAACGGGTTCGAGGGGGACGCCGTGTGGTCGGGCCCCACCACGCAGCTGCACCTGTTCACGGCGTCGGGGGACTGA